CTCACCATCCACGCATTACACCGCAGACATGGCCCCGTCGTCCGGCTCGCCCCCCACGAGCTGAGCGTCAACTCCCTGCACGGCCTGCGGGTCGTCTACACCGGCGCATTCGAGAAACACCCGCTCTACCGCGACCTCTTCCTTAACTTCCACACCGACAACCTCGTAGGCATGGTCCCCAATGCGCCTCACGCACGCCAAAAACGCATGCTCAGCCGTGTGTACTCGAAGTCGTACCTCCAGGAATCGGACGCCCTCCGTAACCTCTCGGCTATCATCCTCTCCCAAAGACTCCTTCCCATGTTGCAGCGATTCGCTACGACCGGGGAGACAGTCAATGTCCTCCCGCTTTTCCAGGCTGTCGGGATGGACTTTACCTCGTCGTATCTGTTTGGGGTGCAAACGGGAACGCAATACCTCCATAACTTACCTCAATGGCTTCACTGGTTAGATGAGTATAACGAATTCAAGAACCTCAACCCTGACGTGCGCGCAGACGGGTTCATCGAACGATGGTGTCTCTCGCTGTGTATGCAAACCAAAGCGAAAAACGCCAACGACCCAGATAAGGATAAGAGTCTGTCCACAGAGCCAGTGGTATACAATTCACTCCGCCACGCCCTGGAGAAATCTCCCGACTCCCGCCCAATCGacctcgccatcgcatcTGAACTTCTCGACCACCTCGTTGCAGGCCACGAAACCTCGGGAATTACATTCACGTATGCAATGTGGGAGCTCTCACAGCGGCCAGAGGTACAAGAGGACCTCCGTCGCGAACTCTCGACACTCAACCCGTCACTCCATTACCCATTTACGTCTGTACcggatggtgatggtgatggtgatggtgatcTCCCGACTCTTCCGCACGCATCTGACATTGACAACCTCCCGCTCCTGGACGCTATAATCCGTGAGACACTCCGCGTGCATGCCCCCGCCTCATCACCCCTGCCCCGTGTCACACCAGATATCCCAGGCGGGACATCGATAAACGAGTTCGACAGTATCCCGGGGGGCATCACagtgtcgtcgtcggcgtACACCCTCCACAGAATCGAGGAGGTATACCCGCAACCAACAGAGTGGCTGCCCAAGCGGTGGGTCGACCCTGAGCCTGGGAAGAAGCATGATATGCGGAGGCTGTGGTGGCCGTTTGGGAGTGGGGGGAGGATGTGCCTCGGGAGTAATTTTGCATTGCAAGGTATTATCCaattctcattctcattctcattctcattaTTTCTAGTAGACATGACATGTTCTAATGACGATGTTGTTATGCAGAAATCAAGCTGGTCATAGCGGCTGTATATACAAATTACATGACCTCGATTGTGGATGACGAGGGTATCGAGCAGGATCTCACGGAGTTTATCTCCTTGCCCAAGGGCCGGAAGTTGATGCTGAGGTTTAGTCCTGTCAAGGACTCGAATTGAACAGGGGATTGGCTGATTTGATCATGACGAGTTCTTCGGCTCACGGACCATACAATAAAGCTACAACAGTCAGCCACTTTCTCAGGAAATGTACATATACCTATACATACCATACAAACATCccccccatctccatcccggCACTCCATAaccctcttcatctcaaAACCCAACCGCTCATAAATCCCCACATTCGGCTCATTCCTCGAACTCTCCAAATAGCACTTCCTTCCCTCCCGGTCCGCAACACCCATCACCTCCTCAAACAacttcctcccaacccccTTCCCCTGCGCAGCAGGACTCACAGCAACAATATTGCAAAAGTAGTACCCCCGCTCATCATCCCAAATCGACTCCTGCGCTTCCGCCTGTCGCGCTTTCCAGATATAGTACCGTCGCACGTTCAGTCCGCCATGCCCTCCATGCCAGAAGTTATTCAGCCCCTGCCTGAACCAGAGTAGCCAGGACTGTGACCATTCATACCAGGATTCGGGTTGGGATGGGGGGTGTGGAGCGAGCCAGCATGAAACGCCGAGGATTTTCCctgtctcttcttcttcttcttcttccgccttTTCTTCGTCCACGGCTACGTGGAATATGGCGTTGTTGATTCCCCAGAGACAGCGCGCTTCTAGGGAGCCGTAGTTGCGGACTTTATTGAACTGGTTTTTTCGTTAgcatttctttcttcttttcttactGTTCTTTCCCCACACTATATGCCCATGCACCAAGGATATATATGGTATATGAACAGATATAGGCTGGCTcggagaaagaaagtaaacAAGGAAAAGAACGACTTACACTCTTCTCATCAAACACCCACCGGAAATAAGGATCTTGCGCGAACGCCTGCTGGATTATGTCGATTGCAGCTGGGATATCGGATTGTGTGAGGGGGCGGACTTTTATAGCCATTttttgtcttgtcttgtcttgtcttgttttATTTAGTCCTTGTGTGGTTTTGTGTCTAGGTAGGTGTTAGTATGTATAAAAGTTTGTCTCGTGGAAACTGGAAACTGGGGAGATGAACGATAAACTTCAAGATAAAGACGAGATCTGGATCGGGAAAGTCCACGCGGATGGAGTCACGCGGGTTCCACTTGTTCTGGGCTCGGTGATGTGTCATGTCAGTAGTCTACCATGGTTCTACTAGGAGACTGCGAGTAGAATTACTGATTAGTCTATATACCCCTTCGtactctatatctatatccataagaaaagaaattaGGTAGATATGTGCCaatagtttaataaaatGAACGGTCCCTACTCCTCCCACTCGCCAAACAACTTCGCATCCAAATCACAGAACCCATCGAGCACCGCCATGCCGCGTGCCCGCTCCTCTTCAATGCGCTCCCAGTTCCACTCGTCGCCGTCCCAGGACGCAGCATTCACcctcttctctgcctccAGTTTCCCAGTCTCAGGGATCTGATTATCCTGCAACTTCAGCACCTCTCGCACAAACGACCCATCCACACcactcgccgccgccgtaaTCCCAGATGGCGTCCCAGTCCCCGATGCATCTGCCGACTCTGATGACGAGGTTATAGCagcagtagcagcagcagcagcaccctcCGGCCGCTCCGGCAAAAACCCGCTCTTCCGCAACACCCTCTCCGGCGCAATCGTCAACCGGCCCTTCTTGACAACATACTTGCTAACAGCCGTCGCGTAGAGCGTCCTCTTCCCGCCCTTCTTACCGGCAGGCTTGAGGAAGAAACTCAGCACGTACATCCATTTCTGGTCCCAGCCCAGCACGCGCGACTCGACCTCGAACTTGGTATACGGCTTGATCTCGCGcttgaagctgcagaagacggAGCCGAGGGCGATGTAGATTGATTTCCGCGGCGGGGCTGGCTTGCCTTCTTTctgggctgcggcggcgaatTCCCCGTCGAGTTCTTTGCTTATTAGGCCCACGCCGGGGCTGTAGATGCGGGTTACGAGGGCGGTGCGCGAGACGTCGAGGTCTGTGAAGTAGGTGCTGTTGGACTTGTGGAGGTTGTAATCTGTCTCTAGCAGTGGGGTGCTGGTTGTAATGCTGTAGGGGACGAAGACGGGGTGGGTGGGTTTGCCGGATGAGGTGGTGAGGGGTTTGCCTTTGGGGAAGAATGGGTAGTCGGGGCGCCAGCGgaggttgacgaggaggtgCCGGGCTATGCGGAACTGTTGGTTTGGATGTGTTATGGTCTGGCTTGAGAGGGGAGAGCAAGAGAGGGCGGTAGGAGAGGTAAGCTTACGTGCCAGGCAAAGGGGAGGTTCTTGAGATTGAGTATTGCGAGGAGCAGGGCGAGGGTTCTCCAGGAAACGAGCGTTGTGAGAAGCGCGCGGGCGTTCTCTGTGCTTAGGGCGGCCATTATGTCTAGCTCTACCATCTGGGAGAGGAAtaggaaagaaggaaagaaagtaTTTATTAGTGATAGGGCAACACGCGGTATGGAGTAATAATGAGCGATCGGCGACTGATGAGATACGTAACCGCTACTGACGCGATTCGGACAGGCGGAGCAGATAGTCGCTGGTAATAGTTGCCGTCAAAAATATAACAATATATGTACACGAATGACAGGAGTGGAGTTttgacaaaaaaaaaaaaaaggagaaaTTAGAAATTCAGATCGGCGGCTTGTGAGGTGCTCACTGTGGTTGAGGAGTATACAACAAAGACGCCGCCAATCTTTGTTGGGATCGCGAACCGAGGCCGCGGTCTCTCACGTGAATGTGCTTATTAAGGAAGTATACAAGAAAAACAACAGTGACCAACATAGAGTGGAATTAATTGAATAGAGACGACACTAGAAAAGTGCCATTGTGTTCGGCGGACTCGACACCCCCCTCGCACAGTTCAACGGACTACTCGAGACAAAAAAAGTCCACCGGTCATGCACCCTGCACATCTCCGCCAGGCCATCCAGATCGAACATCTCGCCAATCGGCACACCCCACCCCGCCAGCATATGATGATGGAGATCAAACTCCGGATTGCGGGGCGGGAACACCTCAAAGCTCACCGCATCTGACGCCACCGCCGCAAAGTGATTATCCCAGAAAAATCGCAGCACGCGCTCGCTCTGCTCAATTCCCGCATGCTTCGGCGTCGCCTGCTGGCTATACACCTTCTTCTGGCTATCGTCCATGGCCGCCCAAGTCTGCGGTAGCCCCacgcggaggaagaagatgtcgCCGCGCTGAAACTCGATCTTGCTGTCCCGCGCGATCTCGAGCACCGTGTCCAGCGAGATTTCCTGCTGCGATAGGGCGTTGATAGAGACCCCCCTCTTCTCAGCCCACGAGACGAAATCGATTAGGACGCCGCGCCCTGCTATGCCTTTCGTCGCCCAGTACCCGATTCCGATACGCGAGTTTGCGGGGTCCTGGATCTCCTCTGCGGTTGTCCCGCCGTAAAAGAGGCGGCGGTTGGGGTCCTCGGCGGTAGGCGCGGGGCCGTTATGATGGCGGAGGCCGTCCCATTGAGATGACTGCTGCGGGTTGAAGTGGTATTCGTCGTCGAAGGCAACGCCTTCCGCGACCCATTTTACCTTGTGCTCAAAGGGTTTGCGGCCAAATCCTATATACTTTGTGAACCAAATACGGCGAAATACTTGACTTGGATGGTATTTTCGGATGTCTTACCTGGCGGGTTTAGGTTCTCGATCCCCCATTGTAGACATACGCGCTCGCCAGTTTGGATCTGTGTCCGGGCTGCGTTGGCGACAATGTCTGGGGTTAGGATGCGGAGCATACCTAGGCCCTCTTCGGCGGAGCCTGGCGGAGCGGGCCAGTACTGGAGTTTATTGGGAAGGTCATCGAATTTCTCAGGAAGGTCGAAAGTAGCCATGATGAGTGTTGCGGTGGGGTGAGGTGGGAGGAGTCCGGTTCCTGATAAGGAGTTATTACACGGTTAAGTCTGTCACGGCAGGAAATCTTTGGGGGAGAGATGCGCCCACTTAACCGCAATCCAAAAGTACCACGTACCAGGCCGGCAGGTGGGGGAATTGAGGGTCTCGGAGCAAGTCCGTCAACGAGCGGAGTTGAACCCTCGCTGGTAGTTCGAACAATGAGGTCAGGTCTAATGCAGTATGTATATATTTCAATAGGCACAGTAAGAGGCATGCTAATTACGTAGAGTTACACATCCATCATTCATAGGTCATCCACATCTTCGTCAGTCGAAGACTTTCCCTGTTTGTTGAGTCGGGACATCTCGTGCTCTTCGCCAGATTTTGAAGAGCCACCAGAGCTTGACATGGCAATTGCCTGCCGTCCGGTGTCCGAAGACTCGAGGAACTCGCGCAGCCGACGCTTGCCCTCGACCATCGCCTGGTTCGATGCAGCTtccgtcatcttcagaatTGGACCCCAGAGATTAAGCTGGTAGGTCACGTATGCGCCGACAGCGCACAcaaagagcaagaagaagtAGGCAGGGTTGCGGAGGACTAGCATATAAAGTCAGCAGTGAAAAGTGAAGCTAGTATATCGTACTTACCAGCAATTATCTCGTTCCATCCGAGAGCAAGGAGGATACCGTAGAAGTACAAGGGAACCTGTGTCATGCCTCCAATCGCACTCCGCTTGGCCTCGACGTACACTCCATCCGCAGACTTTTTGAATCGCACCGTGAGCTCCTGGCGTTTCGAGTCGCCAAGGATCGTCATTTCCTCCTCTAGGCTCTtgccttcctcttcgtccacaCCACCAATGGGggccagatcttcttcgtctgcgGGACTCGCTGAGCTAGGTGTGTGTCCGACCCAACGGTCTAGTGGAGGTGGGGCTGAAGTTTCCGCTAGCCGGAATCTGGAGAGAAGAGGTATCAGGGTGAGAGTCGACTCGCGGGCCTTGGTGTAGATGCCCTCGATGTCGTCGGTGGGGCGCCAGATCCTTGGGACACCGGCTTCATCATAACGGAACTTGTCCTCGAAGTTCTCGCGTAGCTTCAGCAAAAGGTTTCCTTCAATCATCTCCTCGTCGATCTTGGCACGCAAAACACCCCAAGACTTCCTGCGCAGTCTCCATAGACCAacatccacttcctccaaACTGGCATCGAAGCTGCTAGCGCGGTCCGTGAATCTCCTCTCAGCATCGAGAACTGTCTCGACAAAAACGTTCCAGACACGATCCCAGAACTTCGTCTCTGTCGGCTTTTCACCGGATTCCGGtgcaccaccgccagcacgTCCTGAGCCAAGAGCATTGAATTCTAGACCAACGGACTCGCCCAAGCGAGATTGAACCCAACGTTCGACGCGGGTTGCCAGTCGCCTCATCTCGTCCCTTCTCAAACGGCCGCTGACCTCTGCAAGCTCCTTCTCGTATAGTGCCAATTGCTGCTTGTAATCGCTCCAAGGCGCACCCTCCACCACAGTTGCGCGAGCAACTTCTTTGAATTtctccatggccttcttaACTTCGTCGTTGACAATTTCTGCAAAGTCATAGCCTGTGCCCTTCTTCTGGCCCGCCTTCACAGCGGCTGTAACAGCCTCGCTGAACTCGTTGATGCCAGACTTGTGCGCCGCGTTCAGTTGACCCTGGAGAAGAGCCTTCAGACGGGTATCAACTTTGTTCTCGAGCTCACCTCGCTTTCGCTGATAAACACCCTTGTGGTATCGACTCGCTTCTGTCTCGAAATTCTTCGTCGCCTTGGCTCGTGCTGATCGCATGACCGCACCCAATCCTCCAAGCACTTCAGGTTGCCCGAGACGAGAGGCCTGGGACTGCTTGTCTTCAAAAGGAATAATGACCTCGTCGAAGACGATCATCACCTCTCTGAGGATCTCGTCACACCGAAATTGGGCGAGGAGTTCCTGTTGAGTCGGCAGGTCCAAATCTTTGTTGTTGACAATTTGATCCCAAATGCCTTCTGCATACACGGAGAACCCGTCCGCGGGGATGCGACGGTGATACTCAGGGAGGAAAACACCGCCCTCTGAGAACTCACCGTTCCTCGCATTGAGGGCTGTGTCTTTCTGGCCCTCGTGGAAACGAAGACTTagcttctttgtttcttcaACAAACTTTTCGGGCTGGTATGTCTTGTGCGGAAGCCCGTAGAACTGGAAGTCAAAGTAATCATGCACTGCTGCGCGTTCCAGACCCGCGGGCTTAGATATCGAGTCCCATAGACGCGCCATGTCTTCCATCAATGTTTTCTGTAGAGCCTTGAGCGGCGTCGTGCCGACAAAGTCACGGATTACGAAGAACAGAAGAGAGCGGTGGGTGGTACTACCGGGCGAGTTAGCTTCTTGTGCGAGTGAAGACATAGATCACCAAGTGACATACTTCTTGTCCTTCAAGAATAATTGTAAGTTGACCTCAAAGACCGTTTTGAGCAAGCCCATATTGGCACCTTGGTACAGACCAACTTGATGTTCCCAAATATTTACGATCAGGACCTCGCTAGTTGCGAGCGCAAAGAGCGCACTCTTGCGTTCAAAGTCTTGGTCCTCTCCCCGCTCACGTCCGTCGGTACCCTCCACATCCATAACCAAGATGTTATCGGCCATAGATTTATCGCCCCctttcttgttcttggaCAGCCAGATACCCTTGGTCGTCTGACGCCTTTCCGTTTCGGCCATGACGGAGAAGTGGGTGCCAAAGAGGTTGTTAAGGAGTGTCGATTTACCGGTTGACTGAGAACCGAAGACTGAGATGAGGTGGTAGTTGAAGCCAGCGGGTGCGACATTTTCGTAGCTCAGATACTTGGCTAAGTTCGTGCTATAGCCATTGTTGTTAGCTCCCATTGCCACACCAAGAACGAATGTTGTCCCACGTCACATTAAGCCGCATTGGACACAAAACATGTTTGTACAGAAGGAGGGAGCGAAACATACTTGAATTCCTTGTTCTCGTCTATTACTTGGACGCCATGCTCGTATGTCGTCTTATCGCTGCTGTCATTGCCAATGGGGGCAAAATGGCCATTGGTCGCCATGGTGAAGACAGGCCGTTGGGAAACTACCCAAGGTCACAAAAGAGCCGTCACTAAAGCAGATCTTGTGGTTCCAAAAAATGAAGAAGCTCTAAAAATGGAAGAAAACGCAGTTGCAAGGTGGCCCGCAGAGTGTATGCCGAGAAGAGTGGTATGTTCAGTTATTAAGGAGGCACAGTGGGCacaacaataataatgcagGAGAGCGGATGCAAGGAGATGGGGCAGCTAGTTAGTTAATGTGCGATGATGAAGTAAGAAAAGGGTCACTGGAGATGGTGTCAATCACAAGACACTGACAGCCACACAGAATCGGAGCCTGGAGATCTCGTGGTGCGCCCGAGGTTGATTGGAAGTGGAAGGCAAGTTGGTCGGTTGTTAGTGGTGAGTGGATGATCCCCAGCCGCCGCCAGTTCAGCCGGTGCTCAGTGCTCGTGGTAGGAGGGATCCGGGGCGTCATCGATGCCTGGGCCACCAGGCCATAACATTACACTTCCGGTTTAGCGCCATTCCATCCTCAGCACTACGAGGCCACCTTAGAACAGTCCTATCAGGGCTGCTTTGAAGCATCAAACTCCCGCATTCTGCCCTTCTCACGCTCCTATTCATCATCTCCGGGCTCTGTGACGCATAGATGGGGGAAGGGATTGGATAAAGTGTGCTAGTTGCCCATACTATAGCATAGGTGTTCGATGCTCGTAATTGGACATTGAAATAGTTACCTCAGGGTAGATTACAATCATGCAATTCATATTCAAACATTCCTAGAATAACATGGAGAGGAGAAgcctaataaaaaaattCTACATATTGAATAAAGTACAAGTATATGAATATAACTCTGAACGCCTGAGCGGCCCCTTCCCAATGTTATGGTCTGAATCCATTCGCGGTCCCCTGCACAGCAATCAAACCCCAAAGACCCAGATGCATACTTTTTTTCATTTAGTACAAAGCAGTCGTTTACTGTTCCATGACACGGGTGACCAGACCGGTGGCAACGGTGCGGCCACCTTCACGGATGTTGAAGCGCTgtccagcctcagcagcgaCAGGGTTGTTCAGGCTGAGGATCATTTCCACGTTGTCACCAGGCATGACACGGCGGCTCATGTCGCCATCGGGGAAAGAAAGGTCGCAAGCCTCGTCTAAAGCCATGTTAGAGGTATTCTTCGTAGGCGAGAGGTTGAATGTTTTGAAAACTTACCAGCAGTGCGAATGTAAGCCTGGGGACGGTAGTTGACACCGAAGCCGCTGCGGCGGCcaccttcctcctcagtGAGGACGTACATGGAGACCATGAACTTCTTGTGGGCCTTGATAGAGGCGGGGGCAGCGATGACCATACCACGCTTGACATCCTCACGGCGGATACcacggagaaggagaccGGAGTTGTCACCGGCACGGGATTCGTCACAGTGCTTCTTGAAGGTCTCAATGTCAGTGACCTTGGTCTTCATGACCTGACCACCTCCGAGAATCTCGACCTCGGTATCCTTCTTGAGCAGACCACGCTCAACACGGCCAGAGGCAACGGTACCACGACCGGCGATCGAGAAGACTTCCTCGACGGACATCAGGAAAGGCTTGTCCAGGTCACGCTGGGGGGTTGGGATCCAGGTGTCAACGGCCTCAAGAAGGCTGTCAATTCGCTCAGTACCGATATCGGGGCGGCGACCCTCGAGGGCGCACAGGGCGGAACCGAAGATGATAGGGGTCTCCTCGCCTTCGAAGCCGTAAGTGCTGAGGAGCTCACGCATTTCCAGCTCAACAAGTTCCAACATCTCAGGGTCATCGACGGCATCAACCTTGTTGACGAACACAACAATCTTCTGGACACCGACCTGGCGGGCAAGCAGCAAGTGCTCACGGGTCTGGGGCCTAGTTCACGCGTGTTGTTAGGCGACATTCTGTCGCATCAGCGGGTGAATATGGGGTTGACGTACATTTGACCATCGgaagcagcaacaacaacaatagcACCGTCCATGTTAGCAGCACCAGTAATCATGTTCTTGATGTAATCGGCGTGACCGGGACAGTCGACGTGGGCATAGTGCCTGTCTTCGGTCGCGAACTCGATGTGGGCAGTAGAGATGGTGATACCACGCTTACGCTCCTCAGGAGCCTTGTCAATAGCACCATATTCgaggaaagaagcaagaCCCTTGGAGGCCTGGTACTTGGTGATGGCAGCGGTCAATGTGGTCTAAGAAAGAGTGTGTTAGAAGAGGACTTCGGGGAAGATACGATGGGAGGTAAGGCCTTACCTTTCCGTGATCAACGTGGCCAATGGTACCTTTCAAGTGTCAATTAGCCAGAGACACATCGCAGCAAACGATGTTTTAGCTTACCGATGTTCACATGGGGCTTGGTGCGCTCGAAAGCAGAGGCCATCGCGCGGACGGTCTGTCTGTCCTTGGAGAGCGCATACTGCACCGGGTTGACACCGCGAGGACGCGTAAGAGACGTCCGGGTGGTGCGGAAAAGAAGGTTGGCGGTTCTGGAAAGGCCCGACATGATGACTGCTCCGCAAGAAAAAGACTAACAGGAAAAGAGGGCAGGAAAACGCGATGGATTGAAGGAACAACACCTGACGACAGGTTGAGCTTTGCAACAAGCCCGAAAAATTTAGGAGACGTGCTTAGTCATCAATTGGCCAATCAGCATCGGAGGATTGCGGATGTTCCTGGGTTCCGCGCCATGCTGCGGCAGACCTACATACAGTAAGGCTAGAGGTATCTCCCATTTTTGCTCATTAAAGGACGTTTTAGTGAAGCAAAACTGTTTGCTTGGTGCTTGAATGGTACTTGGATTTTATGTGATATATGAGCCGTGCCTGAAGGTCAGAATACAGGCCATCCATTTCTGGGGCCACCTGCTTAATTTACAAACAGCAACTGGAACTACAAGCCGTTGAATATTGTACAAATCCTCTGTTTTTATAATGTACATGACATATAAGGCATTCCAATATAACATCATCACAAATCCTTTTTCTTCACTGTAAGCATAACTCGCTTACCTGGTTGCCCCTCCATAGCTGAGACCTGTATGGCATTCGCATCCTTGACGGCTTGTAGAACCTTGTCCATCAcgttcttgacttcttccGGTGTCGGATTTCGCTTGTGTTTCTTCCTTGTTAGAATTACTTCCACCTGCCGGCCCTTCTCCAGGAAGGAGGCGAGCTGCTTCAGCCTATGAGAAAGATCATGCGCATCAATGGCCCAGTTGAGCTCAATCTGCTTTACCGATAGCTTGGTAGCTTGAGCTGTTTTGGTGACGGCACGCTCGCGCTGTCGCATTTGGTCTCGGTTTACGACCTTGCAGATGGGTGGCCTGTCAGGCTCCCCGGGGGCGACTTGAAGTACAAACTGCGCGGGTCGCTCTATTGAGGCCAGAACGGAATTGAGTTGTATAGGCGGCATGAGTTTGTTATCCTCGCCCACGAGCTGGATAAAGTCTGCTTGAATACCCTCATCTCTGAACTCGTCGGTCTTGGCCGGTTGGCTATAGCGGGAGGATGTGAAGCGAAACCGGAACTGCGACGAAGACTGCACCGGAGCGTAGCGTAGGAATTGCGATCGTGGTAATACGTGGGGTACGAGAAATGTCTGGCGAAGAGCCTGTGTGGTGGTGACGAGGCCGCGGATGTGCTTCATCTTTGCTGGTGAGAAGTAGCCAAGAGTTGGAAGAGATTCGACAAGAACAGGACGACGTAGTACCCGTAGTATCCAGGAAGCTAGCGTTGAAGACGGAGCACGAAGACGAGGGCATGCGACTCCCAAACACAGCGGACGATGAGGACTTGCAGTTGGGTGGTGCTGCGGTGGACGCAAGCGGTTGGAGAACCCTGGAACAGCCACAGTCCAGATTGGACGCCACAGCGGATCTTGTCCCTTTTCCCGTTTTACCCAGTCCCGTCTGGACAACTTTcttatcttcctccccatcatTCACCCATCCCCTGTTCCCCCAGATCCGATTCCTCGTGGGAATTGCTCGGAGGCCCCAGGCTCTATGATTccgtcttctttccttcgtTAG
This region of Aspergillus puulaauensis MK2 DNA, chromosome 5, nearly complete sequence genomic DNA includes:
- the TUF1 gene encoding translation elongation factor Tu (COG:J;~EggNog:ENOG410PFSB;~InterPro:IPR041709,IPR005225,IPR027417,IPR000795, IPR031157,IPR004161,IPR004160,IPR009000,IPR004541, IPR009001,IPR033720;~PFAM:PF03143,PF00009,PF03144,PF01926;~go_function: GO:0003746 - translation elongation factor activity [Evidence IEA];~go_function: GO:0003924 - GTPase activity [Evidence IEA];~go_function: GO:0005525 - GTP binding [Evidence IEA];~go_process: GO:0006414 - translational elongation [Evidence IEA]); amino-acid sequence: MSGLSRTANLLFRTTRTSLTRPRGVNPVQYALSKDRQTVRAMASAFERTKPHVNIGTIGHVDHGKTTLTAAITKYQASKGLASFLEYGAIDKAPEERKRGITISTAHIEFATEDRHYAHVDCPGHADYIKNMITGAANMDGAIVVVAASDGQMPQTREHLLLARQVGVQKIVVFVNKVDAVDDPEMLELVELEMRELLSTYGFEGEETPIIFGSALCALEGRRPDIGTERIDSLLEAVDTWIPTPQRDLDKPFLMSVEEVFSIAGRGTVASGRVERGLLKKDTEVEILGGGQVMKTKVTDIETFKKHCDESRAGDNSGLLLRGIRREDVKRGMVIAAPASIKAHKKFMVSMYVLTEEEGGRRSGFGVNYRPQAYIRTADEACDLSFPDGDMSRRVMPGDNVEMILSLNNPVAAEAGQRFNIREGGRTVATGLVTRVMEQ
- a CDS encoding putative translation initiation factor IF3 (COG:J;~EggNog:ENOG410PSJU;~InterPro:IPR036788,IPR019815,IPR001288;~PFAM:PF00707;~go_function: GO:0003743 - translation initiation factor activity [Evidence IEA];~go_process: GO:0006413 - translational initiation [Evidence IEA]), translated to MKHIRGLVTTTQALRQTFLVPHVLPRSQFLRYAPVQSSSQFRFRFTSSRYSQPAKTDEFRDEGIQADFIQLVGEDNKLMPPIQLNSVLASIERPAQFVLQVAPGEPDRPPICKVVNRDQMRQRERAVTKTAQATKLSVKQIELNWAIDAHDLSHRLKQLASFLEKGRQVEVILTRKKHKRNPTPEEVKNVMDKVLQAVKDANAIQVSAMEGQPGKRVMLTVKKKDL